AAATCGTTCGTCGCCGGGATACCCGCGGTGCACCATCTGAAGTGGAAACGGGCGCAGCTGCTCGTTCGCGGCCTGCCGGAACTCCGATCGCGGGTCCGCGCGATCGAAGATCGCCTCGTCGCGCTCGAGCGGAAGGGAAAGGGGGACTGACGCTTGCTCGACATAGGGGAGATCCTTGACAGCATTCCGCACCGCTATCCGTTCCTGCTCGTGGACCGCGTCCTCGAGATGGTGCCGGGACAGCGGATCGTCGCGATCAAGAACGTGACGTTCAACGAGCCGTTCTTCCAGGGGCATTTCCCCGGCGCGCCGGTGATGCCGGGCGTCTTGATCATCGAGGCCCTGGCCCAGACCGGCGCGGTGCTCATGCTCCACGACTACGCCGAGCGCAAGGCGAAGCTGGTGTACTTCGCCGGGATCGACGGCGCGCGGTTCCGCCGAGTGGTCGTCCCCGGCGATCGCCTGCGGCTCACGATGGAAGTGGTGAAGCTGCGCTCCCGGACTTGCAAGATGAGGGGGGTGGCGGACGTGGAGGGGGAGATGGCCGCGGAAGCCGAGATCCTCTCGGCGATGGTGGACAGGGAGTGACCCCGGTGGCATCGCCGGAGGTCCACCGGACCGCCGTCGTCGACCCCTCGGCGCGCATCGGGGCCGGCGCCGCCGTCGGTCCTTATTGCGTCGTCGAGACGGGCGTCGAGATCGGGGCGGGAACCCGGCTTCTGTCGCATGTGGTCGTCCACGAGGGGACCGCCCTCGGCCCGGACAACGTCGTGTTCCCCATGGCGGTGCTGGGAGGCGCCCCGCAGGACCTCAAGTACCGCGGAGAGCCCACGAGGCTCGTCGTGGGGGCGCGCAACCGGATCCGCGAGTTCGTGACCCTGAACCGCGGGACCGATGGGGGCGGAGGCATAACGACCGTCGGCGACGATAACCTGGTGATGGCGTACTCGCACGTGGCCCACGACTGCCGCGTCGGCAACGGAACGATCCTCGGGAACGCGGCGACGCTCGCAGGGCACGTCGTGATCGGCGACGAGGCCTCCGTCGGCGCCTTCAGCGGAATCCACCAGTTCACGCGGGTGGCGCGTCACGCGTTCATCGGAGGCTACTCGGTGGTGACGCAGGACGCCCTCCCGTGGGTCCTGACGGTGGGGAATCGGGCGACGACCCACGGAATCAACCTCGTCGGCCTCAAGCGGAAGGGGTACGGGGAGGAGACGATCGAGGCGATCAAGCAGTGCTACCTGACTTTGTTCCGCTCGAAGCTGCTCCTCAAGGAAGCCATGGAGAAGGTGGAATCCGAGCTGGGGCACCACGAGGAGGTCCGCTACTTCCTCGAGTTCGTCCGGACTTCGACGCGTGGAGTGTGCCGTTGACCACAGGGTCAGCGCGGCCCGACCCGGTACGCGAGTTCCTCCTCGATCGCATTGCGGCCGGGGCCATGCCGGGGGCGACGTGGTGGGTCGAGGGACCGAAGGGCGTCATCTCTCGGGGCGCGGTCGGCGACGCCACGATCGAGCCGGTCCTGGAGCCGGCTCTCGAGGACACGCCGTACGATCTCGCCTCGCTCACGAAACCGCTCGCGACCGCCCTTCTCGCCGTCCTGATCGAGGGCGAGGGGAAGATCGACACGGGTGCTCCCGCGGTCGATCTCCTTCCCGAGCTTCGCGGCTCCGCGTACGAGACGGTCACTCTCGCGTCGCTCGCCGCTCACCGCGCGGGGCTGCCGGCGTGGCGGCCGCTCTACCTCGACGCCTCGACCGCCGAAGGGTACGTGCGGGCGATCGCCCGCACGGTACCCGCTGACGCGCCGGGCACGACGAGGTACTCGGATCTCTCGTACCTCCTGCTCGGCGCGGCCGTGGAGCGGGCCGCGGGGGAGCGGCTCGATCGTCTGTTCGACCGGCGCGTGGCCGGTCCGCTCGGGCTCCTGTCCACCGGGTTCGCGGGGAGCGGAGGGCGTTTCACCCACGCCGCCGCGACCGAGAACGGCAGCCGGCTCGAGCGCGGGATGGCCGGCGCGTCGGGCGAGGGGCACGAGTGGCGGACCGCGATCCCCCGCGGCGAGGTCCACGACGGAAATGCCCACGGGCTCCGGGGCGTCGCGGGGCATGCCGGGCTCTTCGGGACCGCCGCGGAGGTGGCGGCGATCGGACGCGAGATCCTCGCGCCGGACTCCCTCGCTCTGAGTGCGGCGGCACGCCTGCGCCTCCTCGTCCCCGTGGCGGGACCGGGGACGCGGACCTTCGGCTTCACGACGGCGGCGCTCAGCGGTGCAGCGAGGGACGTGCTGCCGGAAGGATCGCCCGGACACACGGGGTTCACCGGCACCTCGGTGTGGCTCGATCCGGGGGCGGGACGCGTCTACGTCCTGCTCACGAACCGGATCCATCCCGCCGTGCCGGACGGGGACTTCCAGCCGGTCCGCCGGGAATTCCACCGGATCGCCGCAGCGCTCGCGTGACCCGCTCGCGACCTCGGGCAAGAGGCGGGCGCAGCGTAATGCGGATAGTATGGGTAGGTGAGGGCTAGGGGGCTTGAAACCGGAGAATGGCTCTCGACTCGACGATCATCCTTGACGACAAGGGCCCGCGCCAGGGGTATGGCTGGGCGTTCTCGGTCTCGACGTGGGTCCATCTGGCCCTCCTGGTAGCGCTCGTCTGGCTGCCGATCGTGCGGCCCCACCCGGAGGAGAAGAAGGACGTCGTCGAGTTCGAGGTCGCCAAGAAGGAAGCTCCGAAGCCGAAGCCGCGCGAGCCCGAGCCTCAAGCCCTGCGGCGGAAAGCGGTCCCCAACCCGCCCCCCCCGTCGGGCGGCGCGAACGAGCGACGCGTGCCGGTCCCCCCCGCAGGGGATCCCCAGGTGCAGCCGCAGTCCCAAGCACGCCCGATGGCACCGCCGCCTGCTCCCACGACCTCGACGCGCGCCTTCACTGGCTCCTCGTCCCAGGGTCCCAAAGGCGATCGCCCTGCGGGGCCAGCCGTCGGGACGGGCGAGCCGGCGGAGGGGCCGGGGCAGGGACCGGGCGCCCCGGGCCGGTCGGATCTTTCTCGGGCGCTTTCGGACTTCAGGCGCTCCGTACTCGGTCTCGACGGCTCGGGCGGCGGCGGCAAGGGGAACGGCGGGGAAGGATCGGGCGGTAGCGGGGTCGGCATGGGCCCGCCCAGCGCCAGCGGCTTCGGCTTCGGGAACCTCCTCTTCGAGGGAAACGACTTCGACTTCGTCAAGAGCGGGTACGCCTCCCAGGCCTACTACGCGATCCTGAAGGCATGGTACCGACGGCTCTACCTGATGGCCGACCAGTTCGAGAAGTGGGCGTTCAAGCGCGGGTGGATGTTGGACCACCAGAACCAGATCCGGTTCGTGATCGGACGCAATGGCCAGATCGAACGGGTGGACCTGATCAACGAATCGGGGTGCGAGCCGCTCGACAAGTCGGCGATGGATGCCTTGAAGGAAGTCGTCCTCCCGCCCCTGCCGCCCGAGTTCCCGAGGGGCGAGGAAGGCGTCCTGGTGACGTTCATCGCGACGGGTGACATCCACCTGATGCGCACCGACCCGCAGCTGCATTGGGCCGCTGAAGGCTACTGAACGCGATTGGGGCCTCTCTCGACGCGCATGCTACAATCCGGCAAATGTCGAGTACCTTCAAGGCCTTCGGGTTGCGCCGCGACGTTCAGCGCCCTCTCGACGAAGCGGGATACGATACACCGACGCCGATCCAGGCGTTGTCGATCCCGATCCTCCTCTCAGGGCGCGACCTGATCGGGGTGGCGCAGACGGGGACGGGAAAGACCCTCGCATACCTCCTTCCGATCTTCGAGCGCCTTCGTCCGGGCGGCGACGATCCGCAGGCGGTCGTGATCTGTCCGACGCGCGAGCTGGCGCTCCAGGTGGCGGGCGAGGTCGAGCGCTTCGGCCGCGATCTCGGAGTCCGCACGGTGGTCGCGTACGGCGGGACGTCGAGCGGGGACCAGAAGCAAGGGTTCCTCCGCGGCTGCGATCTCGTGGTGGCGACCCCGGGCCGCCTGCTGGATTTCGTGACGTCGGCGTGGCTCTCCCTTCGGAAAGTCCGATTCCTGGTGCTCGACGAGGCGGACCGCATGCTCGACATGGGGTTCATCAACGACGTGGACGCCATCCTCCGCAAGGTCCCAATGAGCCGCCAGACGATGCTGTTCTCGGCCACGTTCGCGCCGGAGATCAGGGGGCTCGCCGACCGGTACCTGCTCGATCCCGAGACGGTCCGCATCGACATCGGGACCCGGGTCAAGGACACGGTGGAGCACGCGCTCTACCCGGTTCCGGCGGGGCGGAAGGTGGACCTGCTCCTCGCGATCATGGAGCGCGAGAAGCCGGCGAAGACGCTGGTGTTCACCGCGACGCGCGAAGGGACCTCGGATCTGGCGCGGCAGCTTCGACGCGGGCGACATGAGGTCGTCTCCCTCTCGAGCCTGCTGTCGCAGGCCAATCGCGAGCGGGCCCTCTCCGCGTTCAGGCGAGGGGAGTTCGACGTCCTCGTGGCCACCGACGTCGCGGCGCGGGGGCTCGACATCACGGACATCGATCTCGTGGTGAACTTCGACGTCCCGATGCATGCCGAGGACTACGTCCACCGGATCGGCCGAACCGGACGCGCGGAGCGCGCAGGCAAGGCGGTCACGCTGGTGACCGGCGCCGACGGCCGGCGCGTGAGCGCGATCGAGCACCTGCTCAAGGAGCCGGTTCCCCGAGTGCACATCGAGGGCTTCGCGTACGGCCCGGAAGCTGCATCTCCCCGGGACCACCGGCACCGGGCTGGGGGCGTCCGGGGGGACGCCGACGCGGATGCCGGCGAGACCGGACAGCCCGGCGCACCCGCGCGGGGGGCTGGGCTCAAGCGCCGCAGGGCGCGCTCGCGCCCTCGCGGCCGGCGGGAGGCCGCGGCGGCGACGGGCGCGCGCGATGGGAACGCTCCGCATCGTCGCCGGTGAGTTGCGTGGCCGGCGGATCGAGGTTCCGCCGGGGAGCCGCGTTCGACCGACGCCCGATCGCGTGCGGGAAGCCCTGTTTGACATCCTCGGCCACGACCTTTCGGGGATGCGGGTCCTCGACGCGTGCGCCGGGACCGGAGCGCTCGGCCTCGAGGCGCTGAGCCGCGGCGCGGTATCCGTGACCTTCATCGAGGTCGATCGGCACGTTCTG
This sequence is a window from Terriglobia bacterium. Protein-coding genes within it:
- the fabZ gene encoding 3-hydroxyacyl-ACP dehydratase FabZ, whose protein sequence is MLDIGEILDSIPHRYPFLLVDRVLEMVPGQRIVAIKNVTFNEPFFQGHFPGAPVMPGVLIIEALAQTGAVLMLHDYAERKAKLVYFAGIDGARFRRVVVPGDRLRLTMEVVKLRSRTCKMRGVADVEGEMAAEAEILSAMVDRE
- the lpxA gene encoding acyl-ACP--UDP-N-acetylglucosamine O-acyltransferase; this encodes MASPEVHRTAVVDPSARIGAGAAVGPYCVVETGVEIGAGTRLLSHVVVHEGTALGPDNVVFPMAVLGGAPQDLKYRGEPTRLVVGARNRIREFVTLNRGTDGGGGITTVGDDNLVMAYSHVAHDCRVGNGTILGNAATLAGHVVIGDEASVGAFSGIHQFTRVARHAFIGGYSVVTQDALPWVLTVGNRATTHGINLVGLKRKGYGEETIEAIKQCYLTLFRSKLLLKEAMEKVESELGHHEEVRYFLEFVRTSTRGVCR
- a CDS encoding beta-lactamase family protein; the protein is MTTGSARPDPVREFLLDRIAAGAMPGATWWVEGPKGVISRGAVGDATIEPVLEPALEDTPYDLASLTKPLATALLAVLIEGEGKIDTGAPAVDLLPELRGSAYETVTLASLAAHRAGLPAWRPLYLDASTAEGYVRAIARTVPADAPGTTRYSDLSYLLLGAAVERAAGERLDRLFDRRVAGPLGLLSTGFAGSGGRFTHAAATENGSRLERGMAGASGEGHEWRTAIPRGEVHDGNAHGLRGVAGHAGLFGTAAEVAAIGREILAPDSLALSAAARLRLLVPVAGPGTRTFGFTTAALSGAARDVLPEGSPGHTGFTGTSVWLDPGAGRVYVLLTNRIHPAVPDGDFQPVRREFHRIAAALA
- a CDS encoding energy transducer TonB: MALDSTIILDDKGPRQGYGWAFSVSTWVHLALLVALVWLPIVRPHPEEKKDVVEFEVAKKEAPKPKPREPEPQALRRKAVPNPPPPSGGANERRVPVPPAGDPQVQPQSQARPMAPPPAPTTSTRAFTGSSSQGPKGDRPAGPAVGTGEPAEGPGQGPGAPGRSDLSRALSDFRRSVLGLDGSGGGGKGNGGEGSGGSGVGMGPPSASGFGFGNLLFEGNDFDFVKSGYASQAYYAILKAWYRRLYLMADQFEKWAFKRGWMLDHQNQIRFVIGRNGQIERVDLINESGCEPLDKSAMDALKEVVLPPLPPEFPRGEEGVLVTFIATGDIHLMRTDPQLHWAAEGY
- a CDS encoding DEAD/DEAH box helicase produces the protein MSSTFKAFGLRRDVQRPLDEAGYDTPTPIQALSIPILLSGRDLIGVAQTGTGKTLAYLLPIFERLRPGGDDPQAVVICPTRELALQVAGEVERFGRDLGVRTVVAYGGTSSGDQKQGFLRGCDLVVATPGRLLDFVTSAWLSLRKVRFLVLDEADRMLDMGFINDVDAILRKVPMSRQTMLFSATFAPEIRGLADRYLLDPETVRIDIGTRVKDTVEHALYPVPAGRKVDLLLAIMEREKPAKTLVFTATREGTSDLARQLRRGRHEVVSLSSLLSQANRERALSAFRRGEFDVLVATDVAARGLDITDIDLVVNFDVPMHAEDYVHRIGRTGRAERAGKAVTLVTGADGRRVSAIEHLLKEPVPRVHIEGFAYGPEAASPRDHRHRAGGVRGDADADAGETGQPGAPARGAGLKRRRARSRPRGRREAAAATGARDGNAPHRRR